In Corynebacterium ulcerans, one genomic interval encodes:
- the nucS gene encoding endonuclease NucS → MRLVIARCSVDYIGRLEAHLPLADRLLMVKADGSVSIHADDRAYKPLNWMTPPCTLTETIVEEDGANVALWIVENKKGEQLRITVEAVHSDLYYELGEDPGLQKDGVEAHLQELLAEHIETLGEGYSLVRREYPTPIGPVDILCRDSDGMNVAVEIKRRGGIDGVEQLTRYLELLNRDELLAPVAGVFAAQQIKPQARTLAEDRGIRCVVLDYDNLRGIESPELRLF, encoded by the coding sequence ATGCGTTTAGTCATAGCCCGTTGTTCGGTTGATTATATTGGTCGATTAGAAGCACATTTGCCTCTAGCCGACCGTCTTTTAATGGTAAAGGCCGATGGGTCTGTGTCTATTCACGCGGATGATCGTGCATACAAGCCGCTCAACTGGATGACACCCCCGTGTACGTTGACGGAAACAATAGTCGAGGAAGACGGCGCGAATGTCGCGTTGTGGATCGTAGAGAACAAGAAGGGGGAGCAGCTTCGCATCACCGTAGAGGCTGTTCATTCCGATTTGTATTACGAGCTTGGTGAAGACCCCGGTTTGCAAAAAGATGGTGTTGAGGCGCATCTACAGGAACTTCTGGCGGAGCACATTGAGACCCTAGGAGAAGGCTACTCTCTTGTGCGCCGTGAGTATCCCACGCCGATCGGACCGGTGGACATCCTCTGCCGGGACTCTGATGGAATGAATGTTGCTGTGGAGATTAAACGCCGTGGGGGAATCGATGGTGTGGAGCAACTTACGCGCTATTTGGAACTACTGAACCGTGATGAATTGCTTGCTCCTGTTGCCGGTGTTTTTGCTGCCCAGCAGATTAAACCACAGGCCCGGACTTTGGCGGAAGATCGTGGAATCCGATGCGTTGTCTTAGATTATGACAACTTGCGTGGAATTGAATCCCCAGAGCTCAGGTTGTTCTGA
- the mce gene encoding methylmalonyl-CoA epimerase produces the protein MSTDISSIDIPHELVTCLDHVGIAVPDLDVAVEFYRSAFGWVNHHQETNEEQGVIEAMVGPKNLKETDGMIQLLAPLNEESTIAKFIDKKGPGLQQMCLRTSDIDALCSYLREQGVRLLYPEPKTGTAGARINFVHPKDAGGVLLELTQPQK, from the coding sequence ATGAGTACTGATATCAGCTCCATCGACATTCCTCATGAGCTCGTCACATGCCTCGATCACGTTGGAATCGCGGTCCCGGACCTGGACGTTGCGGTAGAGTTCTACCGCTCTGCATTTGGCTGGGTCAATCATCACCAGGAGACCAATGAAGAGCAAGGCGTTATTGAGGCTATGGTGGGTCCCAAGAACCTCAAAGAAACAGATGGCATGATTCAGCTGTTGGCCCCGTTGAATGAAGAGTCCACCATTGCTAAATTCATCGACAAAAAGGGCCCTGGCCTCCAGCAGATGTGCCTACGCACCAGCGATATCGACGCGCTGTGCTCGTATCTTCGCGAGCAGGGCGTGCGACTACTCTACCCTGAGCCAAAGACCGGCACGGCCGGCGCTCGCATCAACTTTGTTCATCCCAAGGATGCCGGCGGAGTCCTCCTCGAGCTGACACAGCCGCAAAAGTAA
- a CDS encoding MTH1187 family thiamine-binding protein, translated as MILAFSVAPTEVPNSEAEMSLAVSRAVKVVRDSGLPNETNAMFTLIEGEWDEVMAVVKKATDAVLEVSPRVGLVVKADIRPGYTGQIRSKVESVEHHLAEGLEGA; from the coding sequence ATGATTCTTGCGTTTTCCGTTGCTCCCACAGAAGTTCCTAATTCTGAAGCTGAGATGTCTCTCGCAGTCTCACGAGCCGTCAAAGTCGTCCGCGACTCCGGTCTGCCCAATGAAACAAACGCTATGTTCACTTTGATAGAGGGAGAATGGGACGAGGTTATGGCGGTAGTGAAAAAGGCTACCGACGCAGTCCTGGAAGTTTCGCCTCGTGTTGGATTAGTTGTCAAAGCAGATATTAGACCTGGTTACACCGGGCAGATTCGCTCCAAAGTGGAATCTGTGGAGCATCACCTTGCAGAAGGACTAGAAGGGGCCTAA